The Rosa chinensis cultivar Old Blush chromosome 7, RchiOBHm-V2, whole genome shotgun sequence DNA segment GCGCTGTTTCTTCCACGATCGGATCCAAAACGGTAATTCAACGAAGCTCCAATTGGATCACAATTTACGATCCCTTCCAAGCTCCTAGCCAGATCTCGATTGGCCCAAACCCGACCCTAACCAAACCTCGCCGGCGAAACGTAGCCGAAAATTGGCCAAttcacaaaatataaaaaaaaaccgaaaaatccaaatttccGATGACGAGTGTGGCAGTGAGGGTTTGGGAATTGGAAAAATACGAGAGAGGATTGcgaattttagagagagaaagagagagagagatgagagagaagcGTAGTGGACTGAAAAGGAGAAAACTAATAGACCGGACCACCTCCTTGTCTGCAACTCTCGCTTTCTTTTtcgtctctcttttctttttccgatttaaattttttttgtttgctttggATTTCTGTTAGTTTGGGTTTGGCAGCTCAGAGGCGACGATCTACGTGGCATTTACGAGCGCGCTACTGGTTATTAATGAAGAGGGGGGGATTATTAGTTGTAAATTAAATTATGGGGGCACTGTTACTGTCAACTCTTGGTAAAAAAAAGGAAGGTGGGagattaaaaactaaaaagtcAGATTCATAAATTAAATTACTTTACTGTCTCTGTCGGGATTTCGAAGGCAGGGGATTTTGAAATACTGGAAATGGAATTATTGGTAAAATGGCAAACCATGCGTTAAAATGATTCTTTTACCATTGTATTTTGGTCGATCATAACGTCTATCATCATAATAGGAAGTATAATtacaattttaaaaaattaaatcctatttgtatagtttttttttttggtaagacAATAAATATATTGGAGTGGATATATTTTTGGATCGACCTCAATCACATCATATTAGCACATTTTGTGTTATTTATCACATTATAAGTCATGAGTATCGTGTAGGTTTAGTCTTCTTCATATAAATGTTTTTATCGTCTCACGTCTCATATATGTACAATTTGTGTATGAGAATTGATTTGATGAGCATTAGAGATTTAAATCATGTCGTCATCTCACGTTGTATATTGAAATTTTGTATTCCTCATTAGGCATGAGTACTGGTCAAAGGGTGTTGTCTGCCATGACATTGTCTAAAGAGCTAGAGTTTACAATACGGATATGTTGAACTTGAAGTATTGCAGTGGTCTACTATCTTTTTGGGCGTCGGTTGGAAATGGAGGCAACATGTATTTGACACATTGAATATGGTTTAGTAAAGTTGGTTGTTGTTGAATTTGGCCATGTGATTATTTTGGGATTTGGAGTTTGTGAAATGTGGGTCTCGATAACAACTCATCAGTTACAATGGTCACGAGCATGTCATAATTTATGTGCGATTGGTGATGCACGACATCTCCAATCATAACTCGGACCATACTTCAGTACAAATCAATATTTCAAGCCTAGTTAGTAAAAAACGGGACACGTATAATTCGGCAAAGAAACGTACATGTATTATTCGGTTTACCTAGTTTAACGATATGGTCAAATAttcggtaaaaaaaaaaacgcgaTACGGCAAATTTATAAGTTTGAATTATACGTGTATAATTCGGCAAGTAGTAGAAAAAACGGGTTCAAAAATACGGATATATAAAACACAATTTTTGTAAGAAAATAACTAATAATCTACTCTAAACTCTTGCTTTGTTTTATATCATTTATGATATGtgataaaacatgaaaaaaaagaatataatcAGGCGCTTGAATTACAATACGCTATATAGaactttttatttaattatacgCATACTGAAGTTTTATACGCGTTTTAATTAACTAGcgctctaatttttttttttcaaatttcaagtaTTTTTACTCAGTATAAAACGGATACATGTATAAAACGTGTTTTAAAAGGTCGAACTCAATAATACGCGAAAAAAATCTGAGTCTACAATTTCAATCGCCGTACTGAAGTTTTTTTCAATTATACGCATATTGAAATTTTATACGCGTTTAATACACGTATTAACTAACTAGAATTTCAAGTTTCAATCAATATACGCGGAATGAATGAGATACATTAACATTATTTTTATCGAACAATAagaaatttaataattaaattttttttttttggcaaaagtAACTAATTAGTAATTAGATGGGGTAGGGACGCAGGGTTAATCATATTTGTTAATTACTTAATTGGCTATCGTGGAAAGCTCGTTACCCCGTGTAACAATCAATCCGGCATCAATCCCCAAATTTTGCCTCCAACAAGTGACCACCGTGATTTTCATGGTTAGGTACTACGTGCCACGTCACCCGATCCCATCCCTCCCTCCATCGAAACGTTTCCTTCTTCTAATCTTCTACGTTTCCTGAAACGTCTTTTTGCTCTTTCTCCAACATACGACAACAGCTCCTGACCGCTCAACGCTGTCGTCTAGCGATTGGAACCACGGGAGAGAAAGATTGGCGCCACGTGATTTCTCTCACGTGCTCTCATTTGGTCAAGCGGATTACCGCCAAGTAAAGCTGGAGCCGACCAATCAGGCTTCAGGGTAAATGTGGATGTCAGTCAAACACACGCCAATAATAAAAAATTCGACCTCCAAGTTTCGTAAGGCACCGATCACCGATGTCCATTACTTTACTTGTAACTATTCTAAGGAATTGACGGTGGATAATTAATGTAGGGTGCTGGACAAGCTACTTTTCTTGGAACACATTTTGATTGACCTATGGGTGACGCTTAGGGGTGCTTTTTTAAAAAGATAGctttattgaattttttttagtttaaatGTCTTTTTTAACTTTCTTGAATTAGTATCGTTGTAAAATCAAACTTTAATAATTGTGAGTTCGCGAGATAAGtgagaagaaaataataaaaaagtgaTCTAATTCGTAAATAGATAAGATTAGGGTATACAATTTTTGCAATTATAATGGTAAAAGTGGTGTGATGTACTCTATATATTTTTTGCAGTTAATTTGTAAAAGTGCTTCGATTTACTGTATATTGTGCTGTGCAAGAGACACGCAACATGAAACTAGATAAAGAACTCAAAGCGACTTAATCAACAAAATTTTGGAATATGTGATGTGCATAATGTAAAAGAAGCAAATTACCCATAAAATCAGAGACAAATAAGCTTTCACTTATTACTTTCATTGCAATGGAATTCCTTGTAATCAAAGAAAGAGTACAAAAGCAATAAAAGGCACATGTCTGGTACGTACGTGATCCAAACTCTGATACCACGAGCAGGGCTTAATTACATGCATTATTGCGAGCATTAAGAAGTCAGTCAACATAATGGAGGGTCAGAGATCTATGATCATCTTCATGCCGAGGTTCCTGAAATGATTGCGGCGTCTCCATGCAATGCCATGTGAACCCCAGTAGCCTATTTCAGTGAAAGAATATTACTATCTGGGGAAGATGGTTTGTGATGATGAAAGCGAGATCTCAACCATCAAATATGGGATTTAATCATTTATGAAACCCCTTTCACCATCATGTGTCTGTTAAGGTAATTATGGTAAACAGTGGTGTCGGTAATCTGCTTCAACATCTCTGGTTTAATTACAATGAAGGACCCACGCTCAATCCAAATTATTGGGATTGCCTCATTGTTCTATGGTGGTGACACATTGGCCCATTGGTTCCTTTCCCCTGTTCCACTTTGCCTTTCAATAATGGATCCCTTCATTTCAGACTGACCTCCCCAATCTTCAGGGCTTGTCGATCTGGTGGAGTTTCTGGAACTGTTAAACAACGCTTTCAATAGTAAATAGATATTGGTCATGTTAAATTTTGCGGAGATGTagttcttgatcttgattatGTTCAGAACAGTGAGAATATCCGTTGCCATGCTTTATATGTGAACACTAGGGTCGAGTTGTTGCCGAggctttgttttgtttcttattaTCGAAAATCGAAAAAACAAAACGAAATAGAGCCTTACATTAGCTAATGTTGGTTTGTGTATGTCCTCATTCATTTGGTGCAAGCTTACCAGCTACTGGTTGATGCTGATTGATATTGAGCTTGCTAGCACTTCTGCTTGATCTTTCATTGTGATTTGAAACCCTTGAACAAATTTTTTCGCATCTACCTGGTGGTTTTACCTGAATTTCCACAATTAGAATGACAATGATTCTTGGACATGAGAGTCCAGGACAAAGCTCACCAGTTGTAGTTGCTGCCAAGCCTGTGGTTGCTATCAGTTCCAGAACACACATTCATATCAGGTTTGGGATATTTAGCAGAGATTTATGGGCTTAGCTTACACGTCTCAGtcatattgttttcttttcttttctttctaaaacCCCATAATTGCATCCTAAACTCTCTCTCCCCACAAAGTAAATCATGAGAATAACCAAGGCTATAGGATAAGTAAAGAAGCCTGATATGAAAACAAACAAGGCTTTTGCTACTAATCTAGAGTATATACATTGGATTTGGGATTTGCCAAAAAATTAGGAAAGAAGAACTAAATCAGGGAAACAAAAGGTTCAAATAAGAGAAAATGTAATCATTCTAACCATTCTTTCCTCCTCTCCAAAATATTCTATAGTGAAATGGTGGTGAAGATTTTCACTTTCTCAACTATTAGATATAGCAGCCTAGTCAGAATTTGGAAATGCCATCTACCAGGCCGAAACTTTGTATATTCTGTTTTCTTGTTGAGTTctcctcttctcttcttctcgaTGTAGTCAATTAGAACCTATCAGATAACTTACTTCCCTTGCTTCTTACCTGCAATTCAGAACTCATACTATTTAGCCAAAAAGGCACCAAAGGTTTTAGTTTAGGACCtttagttgcttgaggattatcTTGGTCAAACCGTTACACTGAGCTACACGATAAAGTATAACTCTGAACTTGTACTAATATCTTGTACCTCTATAGAACCATGAGTTCCGCGTTGCCCTTCTGATGTGGCGCTCATGCCTTTCTAAGAATTCATCAACTTTATAGGGTTGAGATAACAAGGGTCCTGAAAATTCGACcttgtcttcttcatcatcaagtGGAAAACTCTGTTACAAAACCAATATTAATGAGGTTAGTCAAGTTCAGTAATTGTATATACATACCTTAATACAGAAAATATGGTTCTTATATTATTACATGAACTCACCAGATCACTTTTAGTAGCAGCTACCCTTTCCTCTCTCTGATAAAGTGCCCTTGATAATTCCTGCGAGTGATACCCATCAGAAGCATCGAAAGAATCTGGACGTTCAAGCTTGCCCCATTGATTCAGCATTGCAAGCTTAACAATCTCGTATGAATCATGCCCTCTAGAGTCAGTACGCCCTCTGTATTCCCCATTTTCATGCGTCTTAGAGTCGAAGTTCTTCCTTGTATGCACTGCAATTGAAGGTTCTACTGTGTTAAATATGTGTCCTTTTGAAATAGATCGAGTATGAGATCTTCTAGAAGCATCATCTCGTCGTCTTTTTGCCCATGCGAAGCCACTTGATGTAGAAACCTCTAATGGGCCAGAGAAGGGAATGTCTCCTTGAGATGCATTCTTTACATGTGAAGCATCTTCTGCTTTAGAAGCTGATGGCTTCGGCAACTCCCTGCCTATGACACCATTTTCTTGCTTCGTAATACGTCCATTAGTGCCATTAATTTTATATGAATCTTGCACTTGGGTTGCCAAGTCCTGCTAGATAAGGTAAGATAGATCATTTACAATGAAAAGTATGTATCTCTACAAGTCTACATATAACAGAGGATGAAAGAGACAGACCTCGACTGGTGCCAATTTACTTATTCCATGTGATTTTCTTGTTGACTTTCTTGTTTCGCCTCCACGAATTCTACCACCAATCTTCTTCCTGATAATTCAGTGGAGGAGACactaaatttcaattttcatcttCTGGTTAGCACTACGGTAAATTCCtcataaaagagaaagagaatccTCACCTCTTTGCCTCCTCCCGATTTTTCGCATCAATCTCTTTGCTAGGTGGGTAAATTGGCAAGCTTGATGGATCACAGGCATAAGGCTTCATTTTGAAATACTGAAAGTGGCATATAAAGAATGCTTAGGAGAATCTGTGTGAGGAAGATTAATGCTTAATTTAAGCAATTTTCACATTCTTGCTCCACTTAGAGCATCAAGAATAAGAATCACAATGTAGGAATGAGAGAAAGGAAAACATCTAATGCATAGAGTTCATAATCGAGAATTAAGAACTCTCACTTCTATAATGAAAAAGGACTTCAGAACACTAAGATTTGGCAACAAAATAGTGAAGTATGCGTGAGTATACAATTGGTAGTTCTGGCAAACAAGACTAAAAATTCCATTATCTTGCATGATTACCTCAGATGCAAGAGCAGAGGAGGCAGTCCCACGCTTGTGCGGTTCTACAGAAAGAAGAGTCCCTAGTAGGTTAAAAGTGGCAGCTGGCAAATCTTTAAAGGTCTCCTGCAGAGTACTATCATAAGGTTGTTGGGGTTTAAATAGAGTTGCATGTGGAAGTTTGGACTTTTTCCAGTATTCCTCCGGTGGGGAGCCGCAGAGCTTGAAAATCTTGTGTAATTGTTCAACCTGTCAGTGGAAATTCTTTAAGAACTCGAACTGGAGGTGTCAAAGCAAACTATGATAACTAACAATTGTTGTAGAAAATCTTCAAAATGCATATATGACATACATTTACTAATCAAACCCTTGATCAGAGAATCAACCTTGTTGTTCTAATAAGCTTATCCAGTTGTTAAGAAAATTGGACTTTGCATAATTTTCCGAAGGGCATAATTATAATGGAGGACTCTGCATTCATGCTGCTGTGTTCAACATATTGATCTTTTACCACAGAAACAAATGGCGGTCTTTGCGGGTGCAGAACATACATAATTTCCATATAAAAACGAGTCCAAA contains these protein-coding regions:
- the LOC112177079 gene encoding protein IMPAIRED IN BABA-INDUCED STERILITY 1 isoform X1; the protein is MGCVSSKQTVSVTPAFDHSGAFRDNVGNSGRSRVGEAVVKKKKKGGELSGSELGESGRASSNMKKSNGSESLSFRLSNLQRYVEGEQVAAGWPAWLSAVAAEAIQGWVPLRADAFEKLEKIGQGTYSSVFRARDLETGKLVALKKVRFDNFEPESVRFMAREILILRRLDHPNVIKLEGLITSRLSCSIYLVFEYMEHDITGLLSNPDIKFSEAQIKCYMKQLLSGLEHCHSRGVMHRDIKGSNLLVNNEGILKMADFGLANFCDSGHKQPLTSRVVTLWYRPPELLLGSTAYGAYIDLWSVGCAFAELLVGKPVLQGRTEVEQLHKIFKLCGSPPEEYWKKSKLPHATLFKPQQPYDSTLQETFKDLPAATFNLLGTLLSVEPHKRGTASSALASEYFKMKPYACDPSSLPIYPPSKEIDAKNREEAKRKKIGGRIRGGETRKSTRKSHGISKLAPVEQDLATQVQDSYKINGTNGRITKQENGVIGRELPKPSASKAEDASHVKNASQGDIPFSGPLEVSTSSGFAWAKRRRDDASRRSHTRSISKGHIFNTVEPSIAVHTRKNFDSKTHENGEYRGRTDSRGHDSYEIVKLAMLNQWGKLERPDSFDASDGYHSQELSRALYQREERVAATKSDLSFPLDDEEDKVEFSGPLLSQPYKVDEFLERHERHIRRATRNSWFYRGKKQGK
- the LOC112177079 gene encoding protein IMPAIRED IN BABA-INDUCED STERILITY 1 isoform X2 yields the protein MGCVSSKQTVSVTPAFDHSGAFRDNVGNSGRSRVGEAVVKKKKKGGELSGSELGESGRASSNMKKSNGSESLSFRLSNLQRYVEGEQVAAGWPAWLSAVAAEAIQGWVPLRADAFEKLEKIGQGTYSSVFRARDLETGKLVALKKVRFDNFEPESVRFMAREILILRRLDHPNVIKLEGLITSRLSCSIYLVFEYMEHDITGLLSNPDIKFSEAQIKCYMKQLLSGLEHCHSRGVMHRDIKGSNLLVNNEGILKMADFGLANFCDSGHKQPLTSRVVTLWYRPPELLLGSTAYGAYIDLWSVGCAFAELLVGKPVLQGRTEVEQLHKIFKLCGSPPEEYWKKSKLPHATLFKPQQPYDSTLQETFKDLPAATFNLLGTLLSVEPHKRGTASSALASEYFKMKPYACDPSSLPIYPPSKEIDAKNREEAKRKKIGGRIRGGETRKSTRKSHGISKLAPVEDLATQVQDSYKINGTNGRITKQENGVIGRELPKPSASKAEDASHVKNASQGDIPFSGPLEVSTSSGFAWAKRRRDDASRRSHTRSISKGHIFNTVEPSIAVHTRKNFDSKTHENGEYRGRTDSRGHDSYEIVKLAMLNQWGKLERPDSFDASDGYHSQELSRALYQREERVAATKSDLSFPLDDEEDKVEFSGPLLSQPYKVDEFLERHERHIRRATRNSWFYRGKKQGK